CAAGATGGGACACACTCCACGTGGGACGTGAATGGGCTGCAAAGTGCCAAGAAAGAGGCGAAAAGGCAGAAACTATCAGCAATGAAATTGCCTCACACTTAAGAGTAATGTATGGTTAAATCAACCTATCAATCAATCTCCAGATGAATAGCCCCTAGTTTTCTAGACGCCTTCGGTTCTCATTTTCTGCTGCCGTTCGAATTCGATGGGCGACAACATCCCGTTTCTTACGTGTTTGCGTTTTGGATTGTAGAACATCTCGATGTAGTTGAATACATCCTGTCTGGCATCCTCTCTGGTTTTGTAGGTTTTGCGTCGTATCCGTTCACGCTTGAGCAGATTAAAGAAACTCTCTACGACGGCATTGTCGTAACAGTTCCCACGTCGGCTCATGGAGTGTTCCAAATTGTGAGCCTTAAGAAAGGAAGTCCAATCAATACTGGTAAACTGGGAACCCTGATCGGAATGGATCAGGATCTTATTCGTTGGCTGCCTTCGCCATATAGCCATAAGCAGCGCTTGTAGCACCATATCTGTCGTTTGCCTGCTTTGCAGTGACCAACCGACAACACGGCGGGAGTACAGATCAATCACAACAGCCAGATAAGCAAACCCTTCTTGTGTCTTGATATAGGTGATGTCCGTCACCCAGATCCTGTCAGGGGCCGCTACATCAAACTGTCGGTTCAGCCTGTTGTCGACATTCAGCGAAGGTTTACCACCGTAACTGACGGGACGTCTTTTGTATCCGACCTGCGCCTTGATGCCCGCCAGTCTCGCCAGACGTGCGACACGGTTCGGACAAGATGTTTCTCCCTGATCGAGAAGATCATCATGAAGCTTGCGATACCCGTACACCTTGCCACTTGCTTGCCATGCATTGCGGATAAGTTCCGTCTGACGAGCGCCCTCTTTAGCCCGGCGGCTCAGCGGGTTCTTAAGCCAAGCATAGAAACCGCTGGGATGGATGCGGAGGCAGCGACACATTGTCCGCACCGGAAACAACGGACGATGATCGGCGATGAACGCGTATCTCATTTTACATCCTTGGCGAAATACGCGGTGGCTTTTTTTAGGATGTCACGCTCCTCAGTCACTCTGGACAGTTCCCGCTTCAAGCGCAAGATCTCGTCATCCTTGTTGTCCCTGCCGGAGGACGACGCAAACTTCTTCCTCCAAGCGTATAGTGAATGCTGGCTCACACCCAACCGACGCGAAACCTCCGCAACTGGATAGCCCCTTTCGGTGATCTGTGCCACCGCATCTCGTTTGAAATCATCACTGAAATTAGTTTTAGCCATAATAGCCTCCTCCCCTCAAATTTAGGTTAGAAAGTGTCTACATATCTAGGGGCTATTCAAGATGACCTAATCATCAAATGCGTTATTTTAATGTCTCGGTACTGCAGCTTCCGAATCTCCTCATCCAATTTCTTAAGCATATATCCACGGCCATACCGACCTGACATGCCCTCCTCGCCATGCCCCTGCAGGGCGTCCATGATCTCTTTACTGACACTGCTCTCACGGCAAGCATCTTCAAAATTATGCCGGAAACTGTGAAATACTTCTTTGCTTGATTTCTTAATACCAAGCGATTCCAATAGCCTTCTAAAATGCCTTGAGTATGGAGTTGAATAATAGCCGTCCGACCCCATCTTTAACTCAGGGAACAACCTATCTTCCCCCTGACTTCTCCTCAACTTAACCAAATCCAACAACCCAATTTTGATCAAGTCTTGATGAATAGGAATATCTCTTCTAGAAGTACTAGTCTTAAGCCGCTGGTCTTCCTCAGCATTGGTGAGGTGGAAGTAATTAATACCATCCGCTTCTCGTATATCGTTGAGGCGTAGCTGAATAATTTCTCCTGATCGCGCTCCAGTATACAATGCAATCAACGGCACCCAAAAGCGACCATGATCTTTTGGAATATGATTGCCTTTTATGCCCCAATGTCTCGCAGATTTACAGCCAGTATAAAGAGGGCTGGAGAAGATCGCTTTAAGCTCATCCATAGTGAAGGGGTCGCGTTCATCCCTCGCCTTAACTCTGATTTTGATCTTCATTCCTTTAAACGGATTGCTGAGATTTTCATCATAATTGACGGCTGCCCATCCCCAGAACGCCCCAACAAACCCCATCAACTTGTTAATATTCTTGTCCGACATTGGAGTAAGATTAAGCGCAGCGGCCCGTTCAGCTGCATCTGAGATTTTTAGCCCCCTCAGTTCGTCTTTCTTATTCCAATTCGCGGGAAGCCTCATGAGCAAGTTCTTGAATTGTCGTGCATCTGCCTTCCCATACTGATCAATGGGTTTATCTCCAATCACAGAAATAAAGTGGTCCATCCAAACACGGTGCTCTCTCTCAGTTTTCTCGACCCAGTTTCTGACAGACTTCTCTGCAATCCATTCCTCTTTTGCCTCAGATAGAAGCTTCCCGTCTGAATGTTTGGCGCTACTGCTTACATCGGATTGGACAGGACTTGGTGTTTCAACAATCTCACCAGTATTTCTCTGCCGTCTGACTTCGTTTGCTTTTAACAAGACCTCTTGAAGCGTATGGGCAAGTTTCCGCCAACTTTGAGAACCCTCAGATAACTTGAGGGAAATTTCTGGATAGGAGAGAACGCTTCGCACCATATGGTGATCGTCTTCATCGACAATTCGTTGTGCATACTTATGCCGCAGAATTGCATTTACCTCATCGACTTCATCAATATAATCACCAAAGTCAGGTAGCTCCTCCTCCTCAGCAGGGACAACAACTAGAGGCAAATCACGCACTCTGTATTCTCCAAACCCCTCCAATCTTGTCTCCTCGTCCGCCTGCACGAGCTGCTGGAAATACGTATCAGCAATGAACCCGATCTGCTCGTCGGATAGATGCTCCAAAGGAGGTTCCCGATCCTTCACAAGTCGCAACCGATGTTCATCGAATTTTCGATCAACGCCCGCTGCTGCCACGCGAACCTTTTTCAGTGCCTCCTGATAGTCGGAGGTTCCCAGTGAGAAGGTTTCTTCAGATTTAGGGTATGTCGCCTTGATATCTTGAGGGATGGCTGCGCGGTGGTAATACCGGTTGCCACGAAGGATTAGTCTGGGATGTTTGGGCATGTCTTCCATCGCTCCGCTGTAACAGTCCGATGGAACAATGCAATTTCAAATGCCTTACAAATCAGTAAGTTATTGATTTTATTATGGGGAAACTGGTGCCGCCGGAGAGAATTGAACTCTCGGCCTCTCCCTTACCAAGGGAGTGCTCTACCACTGAGCTACGGCGGCGAAATCGGTAGGAACTGCGCGGAATATATAAGGTTTTATGACCTTGTCAAAGAGTTTGTGAAAAATCTCAATTCATTGGAAATTCCGTCTGATCGGGAATAGCGTGCGAAGAACCTCTCTGCCCAAATTCGCCTCATGGAACGGCCGCCCCTTTGCCCGTGATCCGGTGCCTTCATCCCCTGTTACCCCGAAGCCGACAAGTAAACTCCGTCTCAGGCAGGTCCGTCAAATTCGGGTTTGAGTATGCCGGAAAAGCAGGACCGCCGTCAGGATGAAGAGGAGAAGTAATGTCATACTTGCCGCGCCCCAACCTGCGGCGATCGTCTCTGCCAGTTGAACACCCAGAAAATATCCGCAGCCCACCAGAATGCTGGCCCACAGCAATGCCGACGCAGCGTTCAGCATCGTAAACTGAAACCAGGGCATCGGGGTCAGACCCACCGGTAGCGCCCCGATCGTGCGCATTCCTTTAGGATAACGGTACATGAATATATATGTGACACCATATCGGTCAATCAGGCGTCTCGTGGCCTCCATTGGTTTTGAAAGTTTTGGAAACCGCGTGACCAACCCCTCCCCATATTTTCGCGCCACGGCAAAGCGAAGCTCATCACCAAGATATCCGCCCAGAAAGGCTGCGCCACCGATCAGGTAGGGATCAAGGGCCGCTTGGGGCGCCAGCGCCGCCGCTAAAAAGGGCAGCGCACCGCTTTTTAACGCGCAATATGAAAAAACCATCCCATAGACCAGCGCTTCGTTCATCTCCAGCCATGTTAAAATCTGCTGCATCCTGCAATTTTCCAACCGAACATCAGGGTGTCTCCTTATTACGAGACGCGGCGTGGTTTGGATCTGTTTTGGCCGCCGGCCTCGATGAAATACGGCTCTCCTGTTGCGTAATGGCAAGTTTCTTCATCCGAGGCATTGGCGTTCGCTTGTCGCTCGCCTATAGTGAGTGGAGTAACAATGTATCGTGCCCCCTAACGGGCTTGCCTTTCCGATCGTTGTTCAGGAGAGTCAGGCCATAAAGCGAGTGATATGGCAGACCAGTCTCTATCAATTTACGCCGCTATTACCGATTTGTTAGTGGCTATTCAGGAAAATAAGCTTCGCTATAAGGCGCTGAGCCAACCCGTTCAGCAGGAAATTGCCTTTCACATCGAACAGGCTGACCTTTCAAACAAAACAATCGACATTTCAGGTTTGTCTGTTGCAACCAATCATTCTCGCAACACGATTAAAAAACAGCTGAATGCCTTGATCGAGGCGGAATATGTATCCATGATTGTCGACCCGAATGACAGCCGGCGCAAAATTCTAAAATCAACACAAAAATTACGGGAAGAACTTGAAAATTTTGCCAAAAGCCTGTCCCCCACCATCACCAAGG
This region of Sneathiella aquimaris genomic DNA includes:
- a CDS encoding DedA family protein produces the protein MQQILTWLEMNEALVYGMVFSYCALKSGALPFLAAALAPQAALDPYLIGGAAFLGGYLGDELRFAVARKYGEGLVTRFPKLSKPMEATRRLIDRYGVTYIFMYRYPKGMRTIGALPVGLTPMPWFQFTMLNAASALLWASILVGCGYFLGVQLAETIAAGWGAASMTLLLLFILTAVLLFRHTQTRI
- a CDS encoding IS3 family transposase (programmed frameshift); amino-acid sequence: MAKTNFSDDFKRDAVAQITERGYPVAEVSRRLGVSQHSLYAWRKKFASSSGRDNKDDEILRLKRELSRVTEERDILKKANRVFRQGCKMRYAFIADHRPLFPVRTMCRCLRIHPSGFYAWLKNPLSRRAKEGARQTELIRNAWQASGKVYGYRKLHDDLLDQGETSCPNRVARLARLAGIKAQVGYKRRPVSYGGKPSLNVDNRLNRQFDVAAPDRIWVTDITYIKTQEGFAYLAVVIDLYSRRVVGWSLQSRQTTDMVLQALLMAIWRRQPTNKILIHSDQGSQFTSIDWTSFLKAHNLEHSMSRRGNCYDNAVVESFFNLLKRERIRRKTYKTREDARQDVFNYIEMFYNPKRKHVRNGMLSPIEFERQQKMRTEGV
- a CDS encoding site-specific integrase, whose translation is MEDMPKHPRLILRGNRYYHRAAIPQDIKATYPKSEETFSLGTSDYQEALKKVRVAAAGVDRKFDEHRLRLVKDREPPLEHLSDEQIGFIADTYFQQLVQADEETRLEGFGEYRVRDLPLVVVPAEEEELPDFGDYIDEVDEVNAILRHKYAQRIVDEDDHHMVRSVLSYPEISLKLSEGSQSWRKLAHTLQEVLLKANEVRRQRNTGEIVETPSPVQSDVSSSAKHSDGKLLSEAKEEWIAEKSVRNWVEKTEREHRVWMDHFISVIGDKPIDQYGKADARQFKNLLMRLPANWNKKDELRGLKISDAAERAAALNLTPMSDKNINKLMGFVGAFWGWAAVNYDENLSNPFKGMKIKIRVKARDERDPFTMDELKAIFSSPLYTGCKSARHWGIKGNHIPKDHGRFWVPLIALYTGARSGEIIQLRLNDIREADGINYFHLTNAEEDQRLKTSTSRRDIPIHQDLIKIGLLDLVKLRRSQGEDRLFPELKMGSDGYYSTPYSRHFRRLLESLGIKKSSKEVFHSFRHNFEDACRESSVSKEIMDALQGHGEEGMSGRYGRGYMLKKLDEEIRKLQYRDIKITHLMIRSS
- a CDS encoding MarR family winged helix-turn-helix transcriptional regulator, yielding MADQSLSIYAAITDLLVAIQENKLRYKALSQPVQQEIAFHIEQADLSNKTIDISGLSVATNHSRNTIKKQLNALIEAEYVSMIVDPNDSRRKILKSTQKLREELENFAKSLSPTITKASYQIQNTAWSTPVQKSE